In Fibrobacter sp., the sequence TGAGGGCTGCAGTAAAAGGCTTCATTCATCTCTCCTTTTGAGAACGGATGGTGCATATTAAAGAATTTTATTTAAATTTAATACTGGGAGTATCTGTATAACAATCATATCCTTTGATTTCGCAGCAGAACAATGGCAAAATTCACCCCTGGGGCTAATCTGTAATTGTTTCTGTTATGAAATGAATTTGGGAAACAGTTTTATGAGGCCAAAAAAACACCTTGGGCAGCACTTTCTGACCTCAACGAGGTATGCTGAAAGAATTGCTGAATCGGTTCCGGCCGGCTCCGGTGAAAATGTGCTGGAGATCGGGCCTGGACAGGGTGCACTGAGTGTTTACCTGAAAAAGCGTTTCCCGGATTTTCATCTGGTGGAAGTTGATCCTGAGGCGGTTGAGAGGCTCAGAGAGAAACTTGGTGAGGGCAGGCATGTCATTCATAATCAGGATATTATGGAATTCGATTACTCCACAGCCGGATTTCCGCTTCATGTTGTCGGAAATCTTCCATACTCAATCGCAGCGCTGATACTAAAGAAGACACTTTACTATGGAAATGATATTCTTTCCTGTACTTTCATGGTACAACGAGAAGTTGGTGAGAGGATCGCATCGGGACCACACAGTAAAACCAACGGGTTTCTGACAATTTTCTGTGCGTTTTTCGGAACCCCCAGGATCCTCTTTCATGTTCCACCCGGGGCTTTCTTCCCCAGACCTAATGTTGATTCAACTGTATTTCAGATAATAATCGATGAAGATCTTGAAACGAAACTTGAGAGAGACAAGTGGGAGACTTTCTTTGCATTCGTCAGCAGGGGATTTTCACAGCGAAGAAAGACCCTGGCCAAGGTTCTGGGAGATGGTCTGATATCAAAGCAGGATTACCGCCGGATTTTTGAGGAATCAGGAATAGATCCCCTGTCCCGTCCCGAGGACCTCGATGTTAATCTGTGGCTGAAACTGTTCAGGAAATCACTTTCATTAAAAAAGGAACCTGTCTGAGCATAAGGAACTGGTGCAGTTTTCATTTTCGCAAAAAACGATACCGGATTCCGGGTTTTCCGGCATTGTTTCTCTTTTTTGCCATCTCCTTTCCTGTATTGTCGCAAAGCAATTACTGGCCTCTCATGTTTGCTGTTCCGGAAAACGAACCACCACAAGAAGATTCTTCATATCTGAAGCTGTCGGATCAATTTTCATACTATGAGATACTCACAAACAGGAGCACAATAAATTTTCAGAGAACCGGCAACAATTCTCAATTAACACAACTCAGTGATTTCCTCTTTACTTACTATAATAGTAATACAAAAATCCAGTCCTACGATTTTTCAGGAAAGATGCTCTGGCCCGGATATCCTTTCCCGGCTGACAGCTTTGGAATCGAGTGGACACCAGTGGCTTCATACAAGATCAGGGAAAAAAGTAGTTCTTTTCATTCCATGGTTGATGTGGGGCCTGTGCTTAAAACCAATTTTAAAGGAATTCCCGTTGAGACAAGGGCTGGAATCGCGGCTTATGGATGGAATGATAATATAAGGGGGGGGCTGCTGGGTACTGACTGGGAAGGGTATGACAGTGATCCGGGATACTTCTGCGGGGTTAGTCTGGGAGATCCATCCCGGCCTGTAGGAAACCTTCCGCTCTTTATAAGTTTTCAGGGAATAGGTAAACAAATCAGGAACAACGGTTTGGGTTTGATAATGGGATCTGCTCTTTACAAAAACACTCTGCCCAGTGGCGATTCCATTTTCATCTATGCAGGAGATTCCCTGCTAAATGGCAAAGATGTCTACCTGCGTACTAATCTGGGAAGCGGGGTTTATCAGAGCTCGCCCTGGCGTATCCGACACTCTCTGACAGCCTCAGGTGGGCTAAGGGCAGCACCCAGGTTTGGTTTTGCACCGGCGATGTACTATCTCTACGGGCTTAACACCGTGGATTATCCCAAGGAGCCAAAATCTCTCAATAATCTTCTCAATACTTCCCATACCCTGAACTTTCAGCTTTCCAGCCTTGATCATTATTTCTTTGACTATATCGGAGGGATTGAGTTAACATGGGGAAATCTGGACAAGTTATACAAAGATGACAATTCCAGCGCTTTACTCAATGCCGAGGAACTTCCCACTCACATCAATGATTACCGATATGATAAAGCATTTACGGATCATGAACTCACAATCAGACTGCCGGAAAACCTGTCAATTAGCTATGAGCTTCATGCTTCCAAAGATTCTAAAAAGTATAAGGTTTTACAGACGATCCTGACAAAAGACGGGGATACAAGCAACCAGGATGAGAGTGACCTTATCAGGATTATGCACAGGGCCGCATTCAATGCAGACAGCCTCTCATATTTTTCCCTCAGTGCCTGGGGTGAATATGCCAGAACTTATTTGTACTATTTCAGAGAGATGAACAGCGGTAACAGTAAATCTAAAGATGAATACCGGGTGGGGATGGATGCCGCCTTTGAGAAGGGAAGTATCAGGTTCCATGAGCGGCTGTTTGCTGAATCTGAAATTACCGATTTTAAATTCAAGCATGTTCATAAGAATGATCCGCCCCCTCTTTCCAGGAAATTTTCATCAACTTTGTCAGGGTGCTGGAAAATAAACCAGAAACTGCTGACACAAATTTCATGGAATCAGATCTACTATGATAATGGCGAATGGTACGGTGCGGCATATTTCGATGCAGATTCAATCGAGAGAGTGGATTATTATGCTGTCAAGAAAAAGAATAATGATTACAGTGTCCTGGCCCTGCTCAGAATGAATCACAGTATTATTGATTTGACTTTGGCAAGCTCTTTCAGTAACATTTCTCAATATGTATATCAGCATAGTTATGACAGATATATTGCTGAAGACCTGAGAACCATTGAACCATTTCTGGAATTCAGGTTTCACAACGGCTGTTTCGCTGCGCAAGGGAAGATTGGAAGGATATTCAGCACTCTTGATGGAAAAAAATATAATTTGAGGAGAAACTGGGATATTTCCTTGAATGCAATGGTGGAGTTCAGATGAGAATTGCGATCCAGATTACCTTTTTAACGGTTGTCATAGCTGGATGCGGTATATTCACACCCAGAAATCAGTTTGAGGAGCCGTTGTTCATCATTGAAACTGACCGTTTCAGCTTCTCAAAGCTGCTTGAGAACTCAGGTGAGAACTTTACAAGCCTGCATCTTGATGAGGTTTTCTCTGAATCATTTACATATAAAGATATAAACTCCAGAGGTGGGCTGCCCTATGATAAAAATCAGATAAAGGACAAGCTCAGGCAGATTGAGAGTGAATACCCTGAGATCCGTATCGAATGGGTTGACAGCAGTTTTACCAGAAAGGGAGACAGTATCTTCCTTGAACAGACCGGATACACTGTTTTCCTTGACAAGAGCAGTACTGTACCTGATTTTACCGGTAGTTCCAATTTTGCACTGGCAAGAAGTACGGGGTGGCAGATCTGCAGATGGATCGACATGCCATCGGGTAACGAAAAATCATTTTTTGCACCACAGGAATAGAGAAGAAATGGGCA encodes:
- the rsmA gene encoding ribosomal RNA small subunit methyltransferase A, producing the protein MRPKKHLGQHFLTSTRYAERIAESVPAGSGENVLEIGPGQGALSVYLKKRFPDFHLVEVDPEAVERLREKLGEGRHVIHNQDIMEFDYSTAGFPLHVVGNLPYSIAALILKKTLYYGNDILSCTFMVQREVGERIASGPHSKTNGFLTIFCAFFGTPRILFHVPPGAFFPRPNVDSTVFQIIIDEDLETKLERDKWETFFAFVSRGFSQRRKTLAKVLGDGLISKQDYRRIFEESGIDPLSRPEDLDVNLWLKLFRKSLSLKKEPV